In Elusimicrobiota bacterium, the DNA window TTTTCCACTGTTCTTTTGCTTTATCCGTATATTTACCATATGAAAACCTTACAGTTTTCTCCATCTCTTCATACAGTACTGCAAGATCTTTTCTGACATCATCCGCATCGGGATTTTTTTCTAAACACGCAAGATATGCGTCAACTGCCATTCCCAGTTGTTTCTGTTCTCTGTATAATGCACCAAGTTCAGCATAAAATGTTACTTCATTTGGGAAAATGCGGATTGCATCTTTGTAGACGGCTATCGCATATCTGTATTGTCTGGCTGCGAGAAAAATTTCTGCTTGTTTATGATGACTTTCTATCCGCTTTTCTATATTTTCTGTTTTTTGTTCTGGTTGTTTTATTTTTTCGCGCGGATGTGGTGACGAAGATGGTGTCGGCGATAATGGCAGTGTTGGTATTATCTCCTGCCCAAATGGTTTTGTAAGTTTATCAGCCAACCTTGCACAAGCGTCCCTGAGTTCTTTTGCAGATTGTGCTTCCTCATTATATGAAGTTAGTATTTTACCTGTTTCCACATTTACAAGATACACAGTTATAAAATATGTTTCCATCAATTTTGAAAGTGAGCCAACAACCATCTGCTGAACATTTAATAGTTTTCCGATTTGAACAGCGCATTCTGATGTTGTGCAACCTGTCTGTTGAAACGCTACTTCCGCTAATATCTTATCCATATTCGCTTTCTCAACTACATTAAAACCACCAAGTTTTACCAGTTCTGTCCTTAAAAAATCAGAAACAATAGATGAATCAGAGGCGGCTACATTTTTTGCTGTAAAATCGGCAACTGCAAGATTTATTCCTTTTGCCTTTTTAATTTTTTCATTTTCTGCCATTTTTTGTATTCTTGTGCTTCTGTATTTTGCGGATTCAGAACAAGCACTTTATCAAATTCTGATATAGCACCATCAAAGTCACGGTTCTTAAACAACTGCTGTCCTTTTTTCATAGAATTATTTATCAATTCAAGATTCTGTTTCGCTTTAGCCAGTTTATCTTTTGCCGTCTGATTATTTTCGTCAAAAATAAGCACCTGCTCAAAATTCGTAACAGCACCCTGCCAATCCATATCCATAAAGTATTCTTCACCCTGTCTGAACAATTCCTTCGTTCTCTCGCGTTTCTGTTCTTCTTCGCGTGCTATTCTGTGCTTTTCAAGTATGATGTCTTCTTTTGACCGACCGAACCTGACGCCTAAAGATACACGATGACTTAATTCAAGTTCAGTATGCGAAAGTAATGCATAATCCAAATAAAAATGTTTGTAGCTGACACCGAATCCAGCAGTGATGTATGATATATCATAGCCAACCCGTAAGCCGAGAATTTCTTTTACACGATATTCAATTCCGAAATGTGACTTTGCAGACCGTTTATCTGTATTATCCAAATCAGCACTTACAGTAATCGCTTTATGAAATAATTTACCTGCGATACCTAATTTTATATTCATCGGTAATTCATCAGTAAGCGATTCGCGTTTAAACTTTGCACCGAGCAGATTCTGTATATTCAACCCGAAAGATAACTCTGGTAACGGTGAATACAGGAAACCGACATCTGTATCAAAACCTGACTTATTAAATGTATCAATTTTTTTCATAATATGTTTCAGATTAAGTCCGACACCAAGTTTATCTTCTTCAATCTTGAAACAACTGCTTAATAAAATCGCTGTATTTTCGTCTACAAACTCTTTACCTGTTGGATAATTATACTCATCTCGTTCTATGAACCCTGCTGACCTCAACTGTACTGCACCGAGTGCGAATGTCACCACACCGGCGCCGGACTGCGAAAAACTTAACGCGCGATACTGAGTACCTTCAAACAGATTAGCGTACATATACTGCAATTCTTTTCTCTGTAATTGGAACAATCCGCCGGGGTTAAAGAACATCGCAGTGGCATCATCGCTGATTGCTGTGAAACTGCGACCTAATGCAAGCGCTCTGGCACCGGCACCCTGTGTAAGAAAATAGCCCGGCAAACCACCATCACCGTTTGCTAAAGCAAACGAAGTGAAAAGTAAAAAG includes these proteins:
- a CDS encoding PorV/PorQ family protein is translated as MKKIVGFILLIFNFLLFTSFALANGDGGLPGYFLTQGAGARALALGRSFTAISDDATAMFFNPGGLFQLQRKELQYMYANLFEGTQYRALSFSQSGAGVVTFALGAVQLRSAGFIERDEYNYPTGKEFVDENTAILLSSCFKIEEDKLGVGLNLKHIMKKIDTFNKSGFDTDVGFLYSPLPELSFGLNIQNLLGAKFKRESLTDELPMNIKLGIAGKLFHKAITVSADLDNTDKRSAKSHFGIEYRVKEILGLRVGYDISYITAGFGVSYKHFYLDYALLSHTELELSHRVSLGVRFGRSKEDIILEKHRIAREEEQKRERTKELFRQGEEYFMDMDWQGAVTNFEQVLIFDENNQTAKDKLAKAKQNLELINNSMKKGQQLFKNRDFDGAISEFDKVLVLNPQNTEAQEYKKWQKMKKLKRQKE
- a CDS encoding CsgG/HfaB family protein, whose protein sequence is MAENEKIKKAKGINLAVADFTAKNVAASDSSIVSDFLRTELVKLGGFNVVEKANMDKILAEVAFQQTGCTTSECAVQIGKLLNVQQMVVGSLSKLMETYFITVYLVNVETGKILTSYNEEAQSAKELRDACARLADKLTKPFGQEIIPTLPLSPTPSSSPHPREKIKQPEQKTENIEKRIESHHKQAEIFLAARQYRYAIAVYKDAIRIFPNEVTFYAELGALYREQKQLGMAVDAYLACLEKNPDADDVRKDLAVLYEEMEKTVRFSYGKYTDKAKEQWK